From one Humulus lupulus chromosome 8, drHumLupu1.1, whole genome shotgun sequence genomic stretch:
- the LOC133798685 gene encoding thioredoxin-like protein CITRX, chloroplastic: protein MALLQTHIAFQRFSPLTKIPSFTTPKPTSSFAQSAMITHHQSSLFSSNVDTPFSLSTLPRKLLCKPPQGKHVREDYLVKKLSAQEIQDLVKGERNVPLIIDFYATWCGPCILMAQELEMLAVEYESNAMIVKVDTDYEYEFARDMQVRGLPTLYFISPDPKKDAIRTEGLIPIQMMRDIINNEM, encoded by the exons ATGGCTCTTCTTCAGACACACATAGCTTTTCAAAGGTTCTCACCTTTAACAAAAATCCCTTCTTTTACAACTCCAAAACCCACCTCTTCCTTTGCTCAGTCCGCCATGATAACCCATCACCAGAGCTCGCTCTTTTCCTCCAATGTCGACACACCCTTTTCACTCTCAACACTTCCCAGAAAGCTTCTTTGTAAACCTCCTCAAGGAAAACATGTCAGAGAAGACTATCTTGTG AAGAAGTTATCTGCCCAGGAGATCCAGGACCTGGTAAAGGGAGAAAGAAATGTACCCCTTATAATAGATTTTTATGCTACATGGTGTGGACCTTGTATTCTGATGGCTCAAGAACTCGAAATG CTTGCGGTGGAGTATGAAAGCAATGCGATGATTGTAAAAGTCGACACGGATTACGAGTATGAATTTGCTCGTGACATGCAG GTACGAGGGTTGCCTACACTATACTTCATCAGCCCTGACCCGAAAAAAGACGCAATCCGGACTGAAGGACTCATTCCAATACAGATGATGCGGGATATCATCAATAACGAGATGTGA